A stretch of DNA from Endozoicomonas sp. 8E:
TTTTGACCTATGGCTACAGCATTGATGGTGGAGCCATAGCTGCGAAAGTCTCCGCCATTGGTGAGTCGAGAACATTGGGCTATCAGGAGCATGGTCTTGCAGGCTGGTTAACGATTTTTGTTCGGGGAATGCTCTGTAACTGGATGGTATCCATGGGGGTTGTCGGCGCCATGATCTCAACGTCTGCAGGTGCAAAAATGGTGGCCATGTGGATGCCCATTATGCTGTTTTTCTTCATGGGCTTCGAGCACTCTATTGTCAATATGTTCCTTTTCCCCTTCTCAATGATCATGGGTGGTGAATTTACTGTGATGGATTACCTGATCTGGAATGAACTGCCTACCGCTCTGGGGAATCTGGTAGGAGGTTTCCTTCTGGTTGGCCTGCCACTTTATTTGACCCATGTAAGAACCAGCCCGGAGCGAGGACTGGCTTAAACGGAGTGACTACCTTTCTTACATAGAGAGGTAGTCACAAATGTTGTGTTGAGAAAAACGAAGAGAACGGAAGGCATTTTACTTTTCCTGTCAGATAGCGTTACGTGGCGGCTCAGGTTTATTGTTGGCTGCAGGGCTCTGTGACCGCAACGCTCTCAAGAAAATCCATGATAGTCTGAACATCCTCCAGTTCACCTTCTTCATTCCAGAGTACTGCGATGGAACCTGTCCGGAAGCTCACCCTGACAGCGGAAGCAGGTAATCTGGAGAGCTTTTCAGAGCCGACTCTAGTGTTTACAGGCCAGCGTCCATCGGCTTTTTCCAATACGATAACGGGATCATTATCTTCAGTTAAAGACACAGTGGAATACTCAAGCCATGGGCCCTGCTCGATATTGATAGATCCAGGTAAACTTTCTTTGTCGTTTATTTCCCGACAGGTAAAGCCAGACAGGATGGCTTTGTTTCTAAGCTTCATACGACGCCTGTCTGACTTGGAAGGCAGGAGCCACATGAAGTTACCAATAATAATCAGAGCAATGAGTGCGATGATCCAGATCATGTCATTATTCTACTGTAGCGTTTTTCTTCTACCTGCCATGAAAAGCATTTGGATTTTTCGGTTACAGGTTTGATAACCCAATACTAATGCCCGTAGCAAATGGCTATGGGCAAGGATAGTACCATAAGGAATTAAAAGAAGTTACTGACCAGCAGCAGGACTGATTTGTACCTATGATCAGTAAGTCTCACCTGTGTTCTGTACCACCGACAGAAGCGATTAAATCAGATTCATGAGCTTGATAATAGATTGATGTCTCTACAATTACTCCAGCTGTGAGCCCTATCAGCGGATCTGATTCATCAGCAATTCCCGCTCAGTTTAATTGCATATTTTTTAAGCTACTTTAAAAGTCTTCTACAGCCCATGAAAACCGGACGCCGTAGGGGGCTTCCTAAATCATGAACATATTTGAAGTAAAAAAGTCTGCAAGCACCAATTCTGAAATTCCTCTGTAGCCCTTTAAAATCAAGGGTTTTATGCTTGAGCGGGAATTGCTGAGAGTATGAGGTGGCGGGTTACTCGGCCTCATAAGCCTTTCGGTAATGACCCTCATAATCAAAGAGCTTATCAACGACCGACCAGTAGTGTTTCTCTTTTCTGGCAATCACGAAGTCTGGCTTGCGAAATTTCTTTTGTTGACTGATAACAGAGTCGACTGACTTTGCCCTGAAGGGCTCAGCACGATTAATCAGGGCATGTTTGCCAAAGTGATGATAAAAAGCACCTTGTTGAGCAGCAGTGTCCAGACGGAAATACTCACTGACTTCAGCACCATCTTCATCGTAGTAGGTGATTTTGATTCTGGGGTTATTTCTTGCGGAGTCAGATTCCATCGTCATACCTGAACAACGAAGCACCATACAGTCTTTCAGGTTAAGGGCATCTCGCAGTTTTTGATCCGGATCAACCAGTGTTTTTCGGCATTGATGACATTTTCTCGCGGCAATGTCGTTTTCTGCACCGCATTCTTGACACTCCTTGAAACGATAGCGGAAATCGCATTGAACGATTTGACCTTCAAACGTTTCAACGCCCTGACAACGGCGACCATAGTGCTCGATCAGATCACCGTCATCATCGACGATGCCCCAGAAGCTGTTCTCATGGCCACAGGCAGGGCAGGAAACTGTCACGGGGACGGATTGGGAGTCTGGCTTTGGACTGCCTACTTCAGGGCTGAACAGATCATAGCGATTACCGGCAAAATCTATAATCAGACAATCTTTCTTGCCTTCTGCCAGACGAAGCCCACGGCCCACAATCTGCTGATAAAGGCTGACAGATTCGGTGGGGCGAAGAATAGCGATCAGATCAACATGGGGGGCGTCGAAGCCAGTGGTTAAGACCGAAACGTTGACCAGATATTTGATCTTCTGAGCCTTGAAAGCCTGAATCAGGTTATCACGCTCCTGAGTAACCGTTTCACCAATGATCAAAGCAGATTCAGATTCTGGCAGATAGCCCATTATTTCCCGGGCATGATCCACGGTAGAAGCGAAGATCATGATACCTTTTCTGTTTTCCGACGCTTTCAGAACCTGATTGGTGATCTGTTGTGTTGCCCGCCCTTTGCCTTTCAGCAGCGTGTTCAGATCAGCTTCGCTGTAGCGACCAAAACGGTCCCTTGATAAAAGACTAAAGTCGTAAAAAACAACAGGGGCATCAATCAGGGTTGCCGGTGTCAGATAGTTGTTTTTGATCATGTACGACAAGGGAAGTTCATAAATACAGCTTTTGAAAAATCGCTTTTCTGCCGTTCTCAGGGTGCCTTTTTGGTTTCCGGGCAGGTAATGCTGATAAATCCAGCCCATGCCAAGCCGGTAGGGCGTTGCCGTTAATCCCAGTATTTTCAGCTTTGGATTGAGCTTTTGAAGGTACTCAATAATCTTGTGATAACTGGAGGTTTTTTCCATAGAAACCCGATGACATTCATCTATGACCAGCAGCGTGAAGTGCTCGTCATTAAACTGATCCAGATTTCTAACGACAGATTGGACACTGCCAAATACAACCTGCTCACTGGCCTCTCTCCTGCCTAGCCCGGCACTGAATATGGAAGCTTTCAGCTCATAGCTTTCATATTTGACATGATTCTGTTCAACCAGCTCTTTGACATGAGCCAGAACCAGGACCCGGCCACGGGCAATGCGCCCCAGCTCACTGATGACCAGACTCTTGCCAGCACCTGTGGGCAGTACCACAAGGACTGGGTCGTCACTGTTGCGAAAGTGCTGTATCACTCTGGAAACAGCGTCTTGTTGATAAGGGCGTAGCTGGAAAGTCATTGGCTGATTATATCGGTCCTTTGCTGAAGGCTGAACAGCAGGCCTCTTTTTTATCAGTGTACGTTTAATCAGATCTGCTGTTGTATAATTTTTCTTTTATTCTTATTTCAGGACAAAGCAGAGTATGGCAAACGCTTTCGCGCATCGATTCCAGTTGATAGTTGATCGTCTGGCAAAGGGAAACAAAAAGCAGTTTGCCGAAATGACAGGCAAATCTGCCTCTCACATCTATAAAATCTGTCGGGGTACAAGCCGCCCTTCCATGACCTATCTGGAAAGTCTCTATGATGAGTTTCGAGTTGACCTGAACTGGCTGCTAACAGGCGATCAAAACGACAGTGGACAAATCTCTGATACTACAGAAAGTAAAGAAATTGTCTTCGCTCCTATGTTTGATGTACAAGCTAGTGCCGGAATGGGCTCTGTTGTTCAGGGTGAAGAAGTCAGCGAATATTTTGCTTTTAATAAAACCTTTCTGAGCCGACAACTGGGCGTTTCCGGTGAAAGTCTGGCATTTGTCACCATCAGCGGTGACAGTATGCTGCCCACCTTTCAGGATGGCGATCAGGTATTGGTGGATCTGTCCCGGAGATCAGTCCAGTGTGAAGCTGTTTACCTTATTCAAACCGAAGATGGTTTGATGGCCAAACGGGTAAAACAGGTGCAGCATGAACTGAAAATAACCAGTGATAACCTTGAATATCCCTGTTGGAATATGGATCTGAAAAAGGTGGAAGAGAATCCAGTTGTAGGCAAGGTCATCTGGTGTGCCAGGGCGGTCTGAGTAACGTTCCAGAGGTACACATATTAATATGTAAATTTTTTTCGGCGCACAATAAAACTGCCCACTGGCAAATAAAAAAGGGTTACGATCTCTCGTAACCCTTTGATATATGGTGCCTAGGGGCGGAATCGAACCACCGACACGCGGATTTTCAATCCGCTGCTCTACCAACTGAGCTACCCAGGCCAGACTGCTTTTTCGACTTAATAGCACCATCGTGAAGATCGATGGTGCCTAGGGGCGGAATCGAACCACCGACACGCGGATTTTCAATCCGCTGCTCTACCAACTGAGCTACCCAGGCGTTTCATGCAATCATGTGCGAGGCGTATTAAACGGATTTCATCTCTCTGAGTCAAGTCGGGTACAACGATTTTCCACCTTTTGAACAAAAAAATTGGTGTGGATCAACAGATTAGAGACGTAACGCGGCAGACAGAGCTTGCTTTGTCATTGAAAAACGACATAGTCTGCCAATTCTTCCAGAGATTCCAGCTCAGCTATTTCCTCAATCGGTGCCTGCCCTTTTTCTTCCTTGTAAGTCTGATAGGCCCGGGTATCTACAACAATGTCGCCATTTTCTTCCTGAAAGAGGACGGAGTGGTCGCTGATAGCAGAGAGGATCTGCTTCTTTTTGTTGTTAGAGATGGAAATGTCTTTGATGTTCATGGTAGAGGCTCCCAATCAGTTTACTTCTGCTCAGGCACAAAACCATCGGCGGTATCATAATCTTCACCAGCGAAAAATTTTTCCATCTGTTCGGTCAGGTATTTGCGGGTTTCAGGGTCCAGCAAGTTGAGGTGTTTCTCGTTAATCAGGCGAGTCTGGTGGGCTTGCCATTCACTCCAGGCTGCCTGGGAAACGTTCTCATAAACCCACTGGCCTTTGGGTCCGGGCAGAGGTGGTACAGCGAGACCTTCGGCTTCTTTTTTGAGTTTTACACAATGTACGGTACGGGCCATGGGTATCCTCATTCTCTTAATCAGTAACAGGTTGGAATGGTATAGCAAACTATCCGTCAGGACGAGCAGCTGACTTCCAGCTTTTTACCCCACTCAGGGGGCTTTTGAGCATAATGTTCCAGATCAGGGTGCTCATCATAGGGTGACTGCAACACTGTCATCAGTTGTTCAATCTCGCTGTAATCCCCTTTTTCTGCTTTCTCGATAGCAGCCTGGGCGAGATAGTTTCGCAGAATGTATTTGGGGTTAATTTGCTTCATACGTTGATGGCGCAGCTGTTCTGACTCCGAGTTTTGACACACTCTTTCATCATAGTGTTGCAGCCATTGTGCGAGCGGCTCAGGTTCGCTGCATAAAGCAATGAATGCGGATACTCCCTGACCCACATGGTAATCAGACAAGGTTCGGAAAAACAGGGTGTAGTCCAGATGTTGTTCATGGAGCAACTGCAGAAGATCCTTGATCAGATCTGAGTCTTCAGGGTCTTCTTCCAGGAGTCCCAGCTTTTTACTCATCAATGACAGGTATCTGGCTGAGTAAAGTGCGGGATAGGTGTCCAGTATTTTTTGCAGAGCAGATACATCGTCGAGCAGAGGCACCAGAGTCTTTGCCAGTCGGCTGCAGTTCCAGTA
This window harbors:
- a CDS encoding formate/nitrite transporter family protein, giving the protein MAYIEPDQFVKKMVDSGESKIFMSTKDTFIRAFMAGAILGLAAIFAITVTINTGSPLIGALLFPIGFIMLYLMKFDLLTGVFTLVPLALIDKRPGVDMRGLLRNWGLVFLGNFAGALTTAFFVSFILTYGYSIDGGAIAAKVSAIGESRTLGYQEHGLAGWLTIFVRGMLCNWMVSMGVVGAMISTSAGAKMVAMWMPIMLFFFMGFEHSIVNMFLFPFSMIMGGEFTVMDYLIWNELPTALGNLVGGFLLVGLPLYLTHVRTSPERGLA
- a CDS encoding DEAD/DEAH box helicase — translated: MTFQLRPYQQDAVSRVIQHFRNSDDPVLVVLPTGAGKSLVISELGRIARGRVLVLAHVKELVEQNHVKYESYELKASIFSAGLGRREASEQVVFGSVQSVVRNLDQFNDEHFTLLVIDECHRVSMEKTSSYHKIIEYLQKLNPKLKILGLTATPYRLGMGWIYQHYLPGNQKGTLRTAEKRFFKSCIYELPLSYMIKNNYLTPATLIDAPVVFYDFSLLSRDRFGRYSEADLNTLLKGKGRATQQITNQVLKASENRKGIMIFASTVDHAREIMGYLPESESALIIGETVTQERDNLIQAFKAQKIKYLVNVSVLTTGFDAPHVDLIAILRPTESVSLYQQIVGRGLRLAEGKKDCLIIDFAGNRYDLFSPEVGSPKPDSQSVPVTVSCPACGHENSFWGIVDDDGDLIEHYGRRCQGVETFEGQIVQCDFRYRFKECQECGAENDIAARKCHQCRKTLVDPDQKLRDALNLKDCMVLRCSGMTMESDSARNNPRIKITYYDEDGAEVSEYFRLDTAAQQGAFYHHFGKHALINRAEPFRAKSVDSVISQQKKFRKPDFVIARKEKHYWSVVDKLFDYEGHYRKAYEAE
- a CDS encoding XRE family transcriptional regulator, yielding MANAFAHRFQLIVDRLAKGNKKQFAEMTGKSASHIYKICRGTSRPSMTYLESLYDEFRVDLNWLLTGDQNDSGQISDTTESKEIVFAPMFDVQASAGMGSVVQGEEVSEYFAFNKTFLSRQLGVSGESLAFVTISGDSMLPTFQDGDQVLVDLSRRSVQCEAVYLIQTEDGLMAKRVKQVQHELKITSDNLEYPCWNMDLKKVEENPVVGKVIWCARAV
- a CDS encoding oxidative damage protection protein, with translation MARTVHCVKLKKEAEGLAVPPLPGPKGQWVYENVSQAAWSEWQAHQTRLINEKHLNLLDPETRKYLTEQMEKFFAGEDYDTADGFVPEQK